The genomic region TCCCCCTGGTCCGCTGAGAGTCATGTTGCCGACTGCCTGCCCCTCCACTGTCACCACTACCGTGTCCCCAGCCCGGTATATGTGCCTATCGGTGGAAAGATGAATCAGCTCTTCTGTCTTTTTTATGGAAATGGCATTGAGGTAAATGGATCTGCCCGATTCGTGGTAGATGCCGAAGAAAAGCTTCTCGCCTGTGATCTTGGGGAGAGGTATCTCGAAGATCAGGCTCTGGGAGCCAGCCAACATGAAAGGCCTGTTCTCTTCGAAGCCATTGTAGTTGACCTGTGCCATCAGAGGTAACGCAGTTGCAGCGGAGGTCTGCACGTGAAGGGTCAACCTGGCTGTGTCGCCTTCCCCGTAGCTGGATTTGTCCAAAGATGGGGTCACTTGGAGAGCCAGGCCAGCCGTTGCAAATCTCACGATCCCCTTTTCCAGTGGCCCGGATGAGGAAAGCTCCCAGGTTCCCCAATGGTCCCTCTGATCCAGATCCTCCGGAAGCAAAGTGCCAAAGAATACTTCCTTTTCCTCACCTGCCCCTAGCCAGCCCTGTTCAGAGGAGTCCAGCAAGTCTTCCACTTGGACTCTGAGATTGAAACTTGAGCCCTGGTCTCCGGAGTTTTTCAACCAGAACCTGAAGATTGCTTCCTGGCCGGGTTGAAAGGTTTGATACGTGGGAGACTGGATCATCTGAATCAAAGCCGGCTTTACGGTGAAAGCCACCTCTTGAGAGGCCAAGGGCTCCCCACTGGTGGATAGCACAGAGACCCTGGCTGTGTATGCCCCCACCGCCAAGTCAGTGATGGGAATCTGGAAATCTATCAACTCAGAAGAGCCTGGAATCACAACAGGAAGTCTTTTCCCACCGTTCCAGTAATTTGCTCCGCTTGCATCTGTGACCTCAGCTAAAACGTTCAAGCCAAGCTCATTTGCCCCGAGGTTTGAAACCTGTGCACTTATGGGAACAATACCTCCACCTCCCACCCCTGTGCTCAAATTCAATTCAACCCGGTTCTGACGCCTGACCTGGAAAAAGCCTTGAGCTGACATATGGGGCTTGGCACAGGAGGCCGTAATAGCATAGCTTGCTTCAGGGAGCACGAAATATAGTACGTCGGAGGTCTTTTGACCCGGGAGAAGTGCGTAACTTCGCACGATTTCTATAGCGCCGGGGCTTACCTGGTAATTCAGGGTCAGCACCTCTTCCAGGAGCCCCGTGTTTGCAAGACTCACCTCTACTGCCACAGGCCCCTCGGAGTATACAGCCTGAGGGAAAAGGTGTATCTCTGCGCCAAGGCCGTAAAAGACTTTTCGGACCTCAAGTCCTGAGAGATCTCCGGTGAAAACAAAGCTCAAATCCGTATCACTCTGAATCTGGTGGAAGGTTTCCAAGGACCTGTTTTCGCCTCCTTGGAGGCTCAGACCTTGGGTCAGGATGGTCTGCCCGCTTTTTTCCTTTATCTCCAAATTCACCCAGACGGGAAGCCTTCCATGGTTGGCCAGGTTGACCCTGATGGGAAATGGTTCCTCACCTGCCACTTGCGGCACATCAAGGCTTTGGTACACCTTTGGGACTTCGACTTCCAACTGGTCCTGTAATTCCAACAAGGTTTTGTCGTGGTGGAGCACCACTCCGGTGAGCACAATGCTGCCTTCTTCCCCTGCAATCATGGACACAGAGATGGGGAAATTCCCCCCTGCCTGAAGCTCCAAGCTCTGGGAGAAAAGCTCCAACATCTGTCCGGATGGGTCACGTGCCAAGAGGTAAAGCTTGAGCCCACCTGCATTGGCAGGGGCCCTGTTTTGGATCGACCCCGATATCCTTATCAACTCCCCCGGCCTGTATATTTTTCTTTCCGGCTCAAGAGTAAGAACAATGTCCTGCTCCGCCACGTAGAATGGATAAGTTGCCCGGGCCAAGACTTGAGCCAGGCTGTTTCTCACTGATGCCTCCAGAAGGTATTTCCCTGGGGTTGAAAGGGGGCCTGTGAGGTCAGTGAATTCTCTGGTCTCACCCGAAGACAGACTCACCGGGTGTGTTGTTTCAAGAATCTTCTCTGCCCCTTCATCCCGGTTCAGGGAAATGTAAAACCTTTCCCCATCTGCCAGATATATTGTTTCATATGGGCCTGAAGCAATGGAATTGAGTGCTTCGAAAGTCTGGCTGCAGTTGTCTGTGATACCGTAATCACACTGGTAATCAGTCCACTCGCCCTGGAAATTCCCGTCCCTGTCGAAGCGGACAACCCTCTTGTTGCCTGAATCTATGACGTACACAGAGCCCCATGTTCCCACTGCAATGCCCGTAGGTAAGCTGAGCTCTCCCGGGCCGCTTGCGGCAGTTCCGAATTCTCCCAGGAAGCGGCCCTCCAGGTCGAAACGTTGGATTCTGTTGTTGCCCGTATCGGCCACATATACATATCCGGTAGGCCCCACGGCGATTCCCCTGGGGGAAGAGAACTCTCCATGGGCCTGCCCTTCCTGGCCCCAGCCCACAAGAAACATTCCATCAGAATTGAAGATCTGGATGCGGTGGTTTCCGGTATCTGCCACATACACTTTCCCATCCCCAGAGACCGCTATCGCCTCAGGGGATCTGAATTCTCCCTGGCCCTCTCCTTCGCTTCCCCAACTCCCAAGGAAATTGCCATCTCTATCGAAACGTTCCACACGATTATTGCCTGTGTCAGCCACATAAATAGAGCCGTCCGGGGAAAGCGCCATTCCTTTGGGGTCCTGGAACTGCCCCTCGCCGCTTCCCTGCTGGCCCCACTGGTTGAGGACCGTAACCTCACCATATGAAATATCCAGTTCTTGGATCACATGGCGGTAGGGGTTGAAGGCATAGATGGTCCATTCCTGAGACGCAGCCATGGCAGAACCCCACTCGAACCAGGCGGGCCAGTCGTGTTGATCCTGACAGTAGAAGAGCTCCTTTTCCTTGCAATAATCCCACTGATAGTCACAGTAGCCCCAATAAATCTCTTGGCAGGCTCCACAGGTGGGTTCGCAGTAGCCTATGACCCAGGAGAAAAGATGATTCCCGCTCCCATCAAATGCCTGAATACGGCTGTTCAAGGTGTCCGCAACGTATATTGTCCCATCGAGGCTTATTGCCAACCCGCTGGGGGATAAGAGCTGCCCTTCAGCCGTGCCCGGCTCACCCCAGGCGAAAATGAAGTTGCCTTCCCTGTCAAAGACCTGAATGCGATTGTTCCCTGTATCTGCCACGTAGATGTAACCCTCAGGTCCAAGGGCCACACCTTGGGGGTTGGAAAATCGGCCTTGTTCAGCTCCCTGCTCCCCAAAGGCAAATACAAAGTTTCCCTGCACGTCAAATACCTGGATACGATGGTTTCCCGTGTCAGCAACCAGGATGTGGCCGTCCTGGGAGGCAGCTATGCCGCGAGGGCTTATCATCTGGCCTTGGGATTGGCCGTAATCTCCCCATTGCCCCACCGCATTACCCTGGAGGTCGAACTTGAGCACCTGATGTAATCCAGAATCTACTACGTAGATGTATCCCTGGGGGCCCAAGGCTATTCCTGAGGGTTCCAGGAACTGGAATCCGCTTCCAAACTGATCGGCCCAAAACCCACCCTGGTACTTGAGAACCTGGCGGTACCCAGCATCTACAATGTAGATGGAACCTTCTTCCGAGACCATTATTCCCCTCGGCTCGCTGAACCCATTCCAGATATCTTTCCATTGGGTTTCACCTGCCGGAGAATATTCCCAGAGCCGATTCTTGTCTGCTTCGGGCACAAACAGCCGGCCATCTCCTGCCACCGCCACGGTCTGAGGTCTGCTGATCCATTTTTCATAGATACTCTTGGGATAATGGACCTGAAATCCCCAAACAAGACTTGGGACCATTCGGCTCACCGTAACCGTGACGACTCCGTTTTTAAGTTCGAGGGGTCCGTTGGTGAGGCTGGTCAGGGCGGAAGCTGAGTCAGTCAACAGGTACACATCCTGGTTGGTGCGGGTTTCCAGCCCTGCCCTGAGGCCTTCGATGCGAAGCGACCTGTCCAAAAGGATTATTTCTTGGGTGGAGCCGTCTTTGACTCTTGCCCGGAGGTTTACCGGGCCACCTGCAGCCTGCTCAGGAACAGGAATCTCAGCCAGGATCTTGGTCTCTCCGCACAGAATTTCTCCAGTGGTATTTCCCTCCCAGATCGTGAGACCTTCCGGGCTTGTTAGACTTATATTCTGTGCCGTGTATGCTGTGTCCACCCCACCCTGGTTTTGGATTGTCAGTGGAATGACCTCTCCAGGCTTTGGAGTCGGAGATCCCGAATAAGTGACCAAAAGCCTGGAGTGGGGAATCTGGAAGCCAACTTCTTTTCTCAAGACAGCCTGCGGCGAAAGAATAGCTTCCACTTCTATTCTTTGATTTCCTGGAGCAATATCCGGAGGAATGTAAAGAGAAAAGGCGACCTGGGAGCTTTCTCCGGGAGGCAAAGACACAAAACTGGTTTGGGTTTGAGTGGTGCCAGCAAGCCGGGCGGTCAAAGGCACCTGGTCCAGGGCGAATAGACCGTTGTTGACCAAACTTACTGTGAGAAAGGCTGTGTCCCTGGCTCTGTAAGAGGTCTTCTCCAACCGAGCGGAGATCACAGGAAGGGAGTTATTGGTGATTCTTAGCTCTGTGGGACTTCCAGTTCTGGTCTCGTCTGATTGAGCGTAGGAAAGAACATAGGTTCCCAGCTTAATCGGCGGGAAGACAACAGGCACATCCAGGGTCTTTGTCTCCCTCACGGCCAAGGTGAAGGGCAGGGTTTCAGACCAAACAAGGCTGCCCCCAGGCTCTTTTAGGTTGATCTCCAAGGTACCGTTACGCACATTGATTTGACCTCGATTGGTAATGGTGAAGGGTATTATGTTCAGCCCGGAGTTGTACCTGGGTGGAAGCTGTGGCTTCACCTCTACTTTGCTTTCGGGTACATCAAACCGGGTCCAGGAAGTTGAAACCCTTTTCCCTCTGTACAAGGTTTCCAAGCTCACAGAGTATGTGCCTGGGGCGGCTGTTTGAGGGATGGTGAAGCTGTTGGTAAAGGTCGTGCTTCCATGGGCTGGCAAATCCAGGCTTCGGGAGTCTTGGAACACGAGCTCTCCCTGGGCATTCATGATTGCTAATCGGACCTCAGCGGGCCAACCCAAGACAACCTTGTTTGCCACCGACCAATCTATTAGGACGCTCTCTCCTTTTTCATATCGGGATTTCTCAAGCTGGAGCCCCAGATCGGCATTGGGCACCACCACCCAAATGCCCTTTGCAGCAAAGCCCCCATTCTTGCCTTGTTCGTCACGGAAATAGGCCCAGACCCTGTCTGTATTTCTCACAGGCTCCAGCACATATGTGAAACTGGAGTGGCCCCTGGCTGGAACCATGGAGGTATTTTCCTCGCGCCTGTTGTTGTGTGGCAAGATGAAGCGAGTGGTGATCTGTCTGTCCGTGTCAGTGTTGTTCCAGAGGTTGAAAGTTAAATGGACTGAACTCCCCGGAAGATAGTGCTCTCGGTCGCTTTGCACGGAAAAACTGAAGTCAGGGCTTCTGTAAGAGTCGGCAGGAGGATTGCTCGCCACAAAACGGCCCGAATCCGTCTCTGCCTCAGGCTGTACGATGATTCCTTTTGAATCCAGCAGCACATAGTCCACATGGTAGATCCCCACAGGTCCCTTTTGCTGAGTGGGAAAAGTGGCCTGGATCGAGCTGCTTCCCCCGGCAGGGACCGGCATATCCAGGGTCTGCTCGCCTAGAAGAACTGACCTGTTGGGATCGTAAAGTCTCAGCTTGATCGCAGAGGCATCCCTGTTGGCTTGGTTTACAGCGGTTATATCAAGGGTGACATCCTGGCCGGGCCTTACCTGGGGAAGCATTTGAGGACTCTTGGCCCAGGTGATGATGTCCCTGACAAGGGCCTTTTCTTCAGATGAAGCCTGGTTGTGCTCTGAGGCAAAATCAGAATACATTGAGGTGACGATCACCCTTCCAAGCCCGAATTCATACATGAGCATTGCCGGCTGACCGTTGGCAGTCCTTCTCAAAAGAATCGTTGAGTTGGAGGGATACTCTGTGAAATAGCCGTCCACGTTGAGATCCGGTGTAGCCTTGCTGATGCTGGCCAAGATTTGGTGCCATGTGTCTATGAAGGCAGCGCCTCTGAAACAGCTATGATCCTCGGCCCAGCCGTAACCATTGATCTTACGCCGGCTGCCATCTGCTTCCTCCGGCACGGGCAGGATCGAGAATTCGTATCCGTGCTGC from bacterium harbors:
- a CDS encoding CARDB domain-containing protein; the protein is MKYASALGALVALGLLVPESLDAWCGGILGVLNHHGKLAKRAESCQRECTSQNDPGCIPLPRPLSNRCEQEVDDSSLFRALRIGSSEPDRSDGLNSPKHSFNPEHKPEWDSSIREVLNLSASAEITPGTALEAIEDEKKKTRKRLSEITCSSTLEDYKKVWKQFGRLSHYPADLASPLHAYSVGIDEVYHEGDRDKQERWYRGLWDIGGKLMHGHLEIGMGRAAEFESLECNSLSPETVAWNARAVMTEYRALTEPATGYEGLVRDFKNGEIAAYYFFTNIGPQQARDALGGILHAWRDVLKDFKPPSNCRRGPPIGCGDCGGGECRPPGGDHPDDFEGLPGSSRDFTSQELLDQSWDRLAVKKNKRSLVWFWMQDYLLWEYRTGTMDEETYLALSNGYELSSEVAWELFHEDYVTAPDVAILGRGFALSMSDLIQGTFNEPIRRYKPDNFSPEALANYPLLIIPSGGLVGLENSSFFKANLEEYVRLGGTLIVFAQQHGYEFSILPVPEEADGSRRKINGYGWAEDHSCFRGAAFIDTWHQILASISKATPDLNVDGYFTEYPSNSTILLRRTANGQPAMLMYEFGLGRVIVTSMYSDFASEHNQASSEEKALVRDIITWAKSPQMLPQVRPGQDVTLDITAVNQANRDASAIKLRLYDPNRSVLLGEQTLDMPVPAGGSSSIQATFPTQQKGPVGIYHVDYVLLDSKGIIVQPEAETDSGRFVASNPPADSYRSPDFSFSVQSDREHYLPGSSVHLTFNLWNNTDTDRQITTRFILPHNNRREENTSMVPARGHSSFTYVLEPVRNTDRVWAYFRDEQGKNGGFAAKGIWVVVPNADLGLQLEKSRYEKGESVLIDWSVANKVVLGWPAEVRLAIMNAQGELVFQDSRSLDLPAHGSTTFTNSFTIPQTAAPGTYSVSLETLYRGKRVSTSWTRFDVPESKVEVKPQLPPRYNSGLNIIPFTITNRGQINVRNGTLEINLKEPGGSLVWSETLPFTLAVRETKTLDVPVVFPPIKLGTYVLSYAQSDETRTGSPTELRITNNSLPVISARLEKTSYRARDTAFLTVSLVNNGLFALDQVPLTARLAGTTQTQTSFVSLPPGESSQVAFSLYIPPDIAPGNQRIEVEAILSPQAVLRKEVGFQIPHSRLLVTYSGSPTPKPGEVIPLTIQNQGGVDTAYTAQNISLTSPEGLTIWEGNTTGEILCGETKILAEIPVPEQAAGGPVNLRARVKDGSTQEIILLDRSLRIEGLRAGLETRTNQDVYLLTDSASALTSLTNGPLELKNGVVTVTVSRMVPSLVWGFQVHYPKSIYEKWISRPQTVAVAGDGRLFVPEADKNRLWEYSPAGETQWKDIWNGFSEPRGIMVSEEGSIYIVDAGYRQVLKYQGGFWADQFGSGFQFLEPSGIALGPQGYIYVVDSGLHQVLKFDLQGNAVGQWGDYGQSQGQMISPRGIAASQDGHILVADTGNHRIQVFDVQGNFVFAFGEQGAEQGRFSNPQGVALGPEGYIYVADTGNNRIQVFDREGNFIFAWGEPGTAEGQLLSPSGLAISLDGTIYVADTLNSRIQAFDGSGNHLFSWVIGYCEPTCGACQEIYWGYCDYQWDYCKEKELFYCQDQHDWPAWFEWGSAMAASQEWTIYAFNPYRHVIQELDISYGEVTVLNQWGQQGSGEGQFQDPKGMALSPDGSIYVADTGNNRVERFDRDGNFLGSWGSEGEGQGEFRSPEAIAVSGDGKVYVADTGNHRIQIFNSDGMFLVGWGQEGQAHGEFSSPRGIAVGPTGYVYVADTGNNRIQRFDLEGRFLGEFGTAASGPGELSLPTGIAVGTWGSVYVIDSGNKRVVRFDRDGNFQGEWTDYQCDYGITDNCSQTFEALNSIASGPYETIYLADGERFYISLNRDEGAEKILETTHPVSLSSGETREFTDLTGPLSTPGKYLLEASVRNSLAQVLARATYPFYVAEQDIVLTLEPERKIYRPGELIRISGSIQNRAPANAGGLKLYLLARDPSGQMLELFSQSLELQAGGNFPISVSMIAGEEGSIVLTGVVLHHDKTLLELQDQLEVEVPKVYQSLDVPQVAGEEPFPIRVNLANHGRLPVWVNLEIKEKSGQTILTQGLSLQGGENRSLETFHQIQSDTDLSFVFTGDLSGLEVRKVFYGLGAEIHLFPQAVYSEGPVAVEVSLANTGLLEEVLTLNYQVSPGAIEIVRSYALLPGQKTSDVLYFVLPEASYAITASCAKPHMSAQGFFQVRRQNRVELNLSTGVGGGGIVPISAQVSNLGANELGLNVLAEVTDASGANYWNGGKRLPVVIPGSSELIDFQIPITDLAVGAYTARVSVLSTSGEPLASQEVAFTVKPALIQMIQSPTYQTFQPGQEAIFRFWLKNSGDQGSSFNLRVQVEDLLDSSEQGWLGAGEEKEVFFGTLLPEDLDQRDHWGTWELSSSGPLEKGIVRFATAGLALQVTPSLDKSSYGEGDTARLTLHVQTSAATALPLMAQVNYNGFEENRPFMLAGSQSLIFEIPLPKITGEKLFFGIYHESGRSIYLNAISIKKTEELIHLSTDRHIYRAGDTVVVTVEGQAVGNMTLSGPGGYSESFSFTGFTSRSLVLPSVMTAGTYEVSARLRTADSQLITASQTFDVAGIRVKVREAALDKPRYGSADTINLSLWMESNESLEAIIRTWIMDPQGEYSEAGQIGVTLTNAEPVPARLSFPFTTTVLGIHRLAYAISLGDMLLCSGSEAFDVGSALLLGVRTEKVEYPTNTEPVQVEASFLGEGEGTLEILVDGVSQGMMPVTLHGGTSNARFTIPNTSAGSHKVRAVLEVEGLTSFKETSFLYGTRLPDLSVELMGNLEVGHPPQAALLMEIRNQGRENAPATTLALYEEAEARLLASFEVAPLAPGQIQSFSHQIQLTGSPGPRTFVLKADPQAQVEEFQKENNEARLTITLPEVSILTDTERGTYYPGETMQIVTRIFNFATLPLEGLSLETIVRNQAGAEVFSQTTVFNIASASELSLEVNWPIPGGLPLGTYVLQQQVAGKSPVSEKTFTLSISQQEPFFTLFTETPSIKVEAGETASWVITVNPASGFEGEVALSVTGSVPNCALVVTPDLVQLSGGLAAQATLKVITTSQSAAGVYSLSLMASSGGNQSSIQVTLEVADFSVSITPFAESVKQLDKATFTIKTNPLGGFDGPVRFSLSGIPEGVKAQLSTSQAAVGQEVTLEVFTSKWVLPGDYYFEVTARGRTASHGAQGKLTVEINPALSPSILTSCFRDRRGRPIIKSFTPEGDWIKDYKASSKAGVVSLASGDLDGDGLDELVVATTRKGIFSQAKIRVLGRDGGVLSEASVDHRGLLHPPSVAIGDLDGDWKEEIIVGISSLEESLGDLDDQAWWRPVKGSTVVKAYKLLEGRLVETGLRFVPFPEPWAWRAPNLAVGDIDGDGRPELIAAPGSAPMAPALVRVFQVETPEPMQWEVGSLKAEWEVNFTSSQGTWVGYGANVAAADLDCDGRDEIIVGAPRSPRAMGQVAVIRAESQEEDNEPFLAFPEGRGVFVAGGDVDGDGCAEIVAGQGPSPRAGGNNLLFFKGDGSLLSGFRVECQPARAGVRVAVGALGDGTPPSQ